The following are encoded in a window of Poecile atricapillus isolate bPoeAtr1 chromosome 3, bPoeAtr1.hap1, whole genome shotgun sequence genomic DNA:
- the MGME1 gene encoding mitochondrial genome maintenance exonuclease 1 isoform X2, which yields MQFLQILSRKPGSLEMLFFQIPFCQKQFPYTCLSTSACVYSKKKKGSSYEQVDQEKYKNLVHSVTSYKTSAQTPETILEEDNWLYGPPAKHSPPIKAGTKTPKNWVPLINPSKRILPVSSDSNVPMKIGLQRTKMPSVTHILQQTLSPQQVFYLERWKQKMIEELGKEGFEEYTKRELFHSALESIFLSEETAVRDQGEDDIVAGYLSSVEHVLEDISEVKALESGVHHETLQYLGLVDCVAKYRGQLCVIDWKTSEKPKPFLHNTYDNPLQVAAYIGAINHDANYDFQVRCGLIVVAYKNGSPAHPHFMDPDLCSQYWNKWLLRLEEYMDKN from the exons ATGCAATTCCTACAGATCCTGTCCAGGAAACCGGGGAGCctggaaatgcttttttttcaaataccaTTTTGCCAAAAGCAATTCCCATACACATGTCTGTCTACCTCTGCATGTGTTtatagcaaaaagaaaaaaggaagcagTTATGAACAAGTTGAccaagaaaaatacaagaacTTGGTCCACTCTGTTACGTCTTACAAAACCAGCGCCCAAACACCAGAGACAATACTTGAGGAAGACAATTGGTTATATGGGCCACCAGCTAAACACAGCCCTCCAAttaaagctgggacaaaaaCTCCCAAGAACTGGGTTCCTTTAATAAACCCCAGCAAGAGAATTCTTCCTGTCAGCAGTGATTCAAACGTCCCCATGAAAATCGGGTTACAAAGAACGAAAATGCCCAGTGTTACCCACATCCTTCAACAAACCCTCTCTCCACAGCAAGTCTTTTATCTGGAAAGATGGAAGCAGAAAATGATAGAGGAGCTTGGAAAAGAGGGATTTGAAGAGTATACCAAAA GAGAGCTCTTCCATTCCGCTTTGGAATCAATATTCCTGTCTGAAGAGACGGCAGTTAGGGACCAGGGTGAAGATGATATCGTGGCTGGCTACTTGTCCAGTGTGGAACATGTCTTGGAAGACATCAGTGAGGTGAAGGCTCTGGAAAGTGGAGTTCACCATGAGACCCTGCAGTACCTGGGCCTGGTCGACTGCGTGGCCAAGTATCG GGGCCAACTGTGTGTGATCGACTGGAAAACATCAGAGAAGCCAAAGCCATTTCTGCACAATACTTATGACAACCCATTACAGGTTGCAGCATATATTGGAGCCATAAATCATGATGCCAATTATGACTTCCAG GTTCGCTGTGGGCTCATTGTGGTTGCCTACAAGAACGGCTCTCCGGCACATCCGCATTTCATGGATCCTGACCTGTGCTCTCAGTACTGGAACAAGTGGCTCTTGCGCCTGGAGGAGTACATGGACAAAAACTGA
- the MGME1 gene encoding mitochondrial genome maintenance exonuclease 1 isoform X1: protein MQFLQILSRKPGSLEMLFFQIPFCQKQFPYTCLSTSACVYSKKKKGSSYEQVDQEKYKNLVHSVTSYKTSAQTPETILEEDNWLYGPPAKHSPPIKAGTKTPKNWVPLINPSKRILPVSSDSNVPMKIGLQRTKMPSVTHILQQTLSPQQVFYLERWKQKMIEELGKEGFEEYTKNVFLRGELFHSALESIFLSEETAVRDQGEDDIVAGYLSSVEHVLEDISEVKALESGVHHETLQYLGLVDCVAKYRGQLCVIDWKTSEKPKPFLHNTYDNPLQVAAYIGAINHDANYDFQVRCGLIVVAYKNGSPAHPHFMDPDLCSQYWNKWLLRLEEYMDKN, encoded by the exons ATGCAATTCCTACAGATCCTGTCCAGGAAACCGGGGAGCctggaaatgcttttttttcaaataccaTTTTGCCAAAAGCAATTCCCATACACATGTCTGTCTACCTCTGCATGTGTTtatagcaaaaagaaaaaaggaagcagTTATGAACAAGTTGAccaagaaaaatacaagaacTTGGTCCACTCTGTTACGTCTTACAAAACCAGCGCCCAAACACCAGAGACAATACTTGAGGAAGACAATTGGTTATATGGGCCACCAGCTAAACACAGCCCTCCAAttaaagctgggacaaaaaCTCCCAAGAACTGGGTTCCTTTAATAAACCCCAGCAAGAGAATTCTTCCTGTCAGCAGTGATTCAAACGTCCCCATGAAAATCGGGTTACAAAGAACGAAAATGCCCAGTGTTACCCACATCCTTCAACAAACCCTCTCTCCACAGCAAGTCTTTTATCTGGAAAGATGGAAGCAGAAAATGATAGAGGAGCTTGGAAAAGAGGGATTTGAAGAGTATACCAAAA atgttttTCTCCGAGGAGAGCTCTTCCATTCCGCTTTGGAATCAATATTCCTGTCTGAAGAGACGGCAGTTAGGGACCAGGGTGAAGATGATATCGTGGCTGGCTACTTGTCCAGTGTGGAACATGTCTTGGAAGACATCAGTGAGGTGAAGGCTCTGGAAAGTGGAGTTCACCATGAGACCCTGCAGTACCTGGGCCTGGTCGACTGCGTGGCCAAGTATCG GGGCCAACTGTGTGTGATCGACTGGAAAACATCAGAGAAGCCAAAGCCATTTCTGCACAATACTTATGACAACCCATTACAGGTTGCAGCATATATTGGAGCCATAAATCATGATGCCAATTATGACTTCCAG GTTCGCTGTGGGCTCATTGTGGTTGCCTACAAGAACGGCTCTCCGGCACATCCGCATTTCATGGATCCTGACCTGTGCTCTCAGTACTGGAACAAGTGGCTCTTGCGCCTGGAGGAGTACATGGACAAAAACTGA
- the SNX5 gene encoding sorting nexin-5 isoform X2, which produces MALLRGDAQDKVRSVSVDLNVDPSLQIDIPDALSEKDRVKFTVHTKTTLPAFQSPEFSVTRQHEDFVWLHDTLTETEEYAGLIIPPAPSKPDFDGPREKMQKLGEGEVSMTKEEFAKMKQELEAEYLAVFKKTVSSHEIFLQRIASHPVLSKDRNFHVFLEYDQDLSVRRKNTKEMFGGFLKSVVKSADEVLFSGVKEVEDFFEQEKTFLVNYYNRIKDACAKADKMTRSHKNVADDYIYTSACLNSLALEEPTVIKKYLLKVAELFEKLRKVESRVSSDEDLKLSELLRYYMLNIEAAKDLLYRRTRALVDYENSNKALDKARLKSKDVRLAEAHQQDCCQKFEKISESAKQELMSFKQKRIAAFRKNLIEMAELEIKHAKNNVSLLQSCIDLFKN; this is translated from the exons ATGGCTCTGCTCCGTGGGGACGCGCAGGACAAG GTGAGGTCTGTATCTGTAGACCTGAATGTTGATCCGTCTCTCCAAATTGATATTCCCGATGCCCTAAGTGAAAAGGACAGAGTGAAGTTCACTGTGCACACTAAG ACTACACTGCCAGCTTTTCAAAGTCCTGAGTTTTCAGTTACAAGGCAGCACGAAGACTTTGTGTGGTTACATGATACACTCACTGAAACTGAAGAGTATGCAGGACTCATT ATACCTCCAGCACCTTCAAAGCCTGACTTTGATGGTCCCagagagaaaatgcaaaagctgggggaaggagaagTGTCCATGACAAAAGAAGAATTTGCCAAAATGAAGCAAGAGCTGGAAGC TGAATACCTCGCTGTCTTCAAGAAGACTGTCTCATCACATGAGATCTTCCTGCAGCGGATTGCTTCTCATCCTGTGCTCAGCAAAGACCGcaatttccatgttttcctgGAGTATGACCAGGAC CTGAGTGTTCGGAGGAAAAACACTAAAGAGATGTTTGgtggctttttaaaaagtgtagTAAAGAGTGCTGATGAGGTCCTCTTCTCTGGAGTCAAG GAAGTAGAAGATTTTTTTGAGCAAGAGAAGACTTTCCTTGTGAACTACTACAACAGAATCAAGGATGCATGTGCAAAAGCAGATAAGATGACAAGATCTCATAAAA ATGTTGCAGATGACTATATTTATACTTCAGCTTGTTTGAATAGCCTGGCATTAGAAGAGCCTACAGTTATCAAAAA GTACTTGTTGAAAGTTGCAGAGCTCTTTGAGAAACTCAGG aagGTAGAGAGTAGAGTTTCGTCTGATGAAGACTTAAAGCTCTCTGAACTGTTGAGATACTACATGCTTAATATAGAAGCTGCTAAG GATCTTCTGTACAGACGAACCAGGGCTCTTGTTGACTATGAGAACTCAAACAAAGCTCTAGACAAAGCTAGACTAAAGAGCAAGGACGTCAGGCTGGCTGAGGCACATCAACAGGATTGCTGTCAGAAGTTTGAAAAGATTTCAGAATCTGCTAAACAAG AACTGATGAGCTTCAAACAGAAGAGAATAGCAGCATTCCGCAAAAACTTAATTGAAATGGCAGAACTGGAAATAAAACATGCAAAG AACAATGTGTCTCTCCTGCAGAGCTGTATTGACTTGTTCAAGAACTGA
- the SNX5 gene encoding sorting nexin-5 isoform X1, producing MLCCWNEEISPQRKMLAQFKALWSTGNGILLICVYLKVRSVSVDLNVDPSLQIDIPDALSEKDRVKFTVHTKTTLPAFQSPEFSVTRQHEDFVWLHDTLTETEEYAGLIIPPAPSKPDFDGPREKMQKLGEGEVSMTKEEFAKMKQELEAEYLAVFKKTVSSHEIFLQRIASHPVLSKDRNFHVFLEYDQDLSVRRKNTKEMFGGFLKSVVKSADEVLFSGVKEVEDFFEQEKTFLVNYYNRIKDACAKADKMTRSHKNVADDYIYTSACLNSLALEEPTVIKKYLLKVAELFEKLRKVESRVSSDEDLKLSELLRYYMLNIEAAKDLLYRRTRALVDYENSNKALDKARLKSKDVRLAEAHQQDCCQKFEKISESAKQELMSFKQKRIAAFRKNLIEMAELEIKHAKNNVSLLQSCIDLFKN from the exons ATGCTCT GCTGTTGGAATGAAGAAATAAGCCCCCAAAGGAAGATGCTGGCTCAGTTTAAGGCTCTttggagcactgggaatggaatTCTGCTCATATGTGTGTACCTGAAG GTGAGGTCTGTATCTGTAGACCTGAATGTTGATCCGTCTCTCCAAATTGATATTCCCGATGCCCTAAGTGAAAAGGACAGAGTGAAGTTCACTGTGCACACTAAG ACTACACTGCCAGCTTTTCAAAGTCCTGAGTTTTCAGTTACAAGGCAGCACGAAGACTTTGTGTGGTTACATGATACACTCACTGAAACTGAAGAGTATGCAGGACTCATT ATACCTCCAGCACCTTCAAAGCCTGACTTTGATGGTCCCagagagaaaatgcaaaagctgggggaaggagaagTGTCCATGACAAAAGAAGAATTTGCCAAAATGAAGCAAGAGCTGGAAGC TGAATACCTCGCTGTCTTCAAGAAGACTGTCTCATCACATGAGATCTTCCTGCAGCGGATTGCTTCTCATCCTGTGCTCAGCAAAGACCGcaatttccatgttttcctgGAGTATGACCAGGAC CTGAGTGTTCGGAGGAAAAACACTAAAGAGATGTTTGgtggctttttaaaaagtgtagTAAAGAGTGCTGATGAGGTCCTCTTCTCTGGAGTCAAG GAAGTAGAAGATTTTTTTGAGCAAGAGAAGACTTTCCTTGTGAACTACTACAACAGAATCAAGGATGCATGTGCAAAAGCAGATAAGATGACAAGATCTCATAAAA ATGTTGCAGATGACTATATTTATACTTCAGCTTGTTTGAATAGCCTGGCATTAGAAGAGCCTACAGTTATCAAAAA GTACTTGTTGAAAGTTGCAGAGCTCTTTGAGAAACTCAGG aagGTAGAGAGTAGAGTTTCGTCTGATGAAGACTTAAAGCTCTCTGAACTGTTGAGATACTACATGCTTAATATAGAAGCTGCTAAG GATCTTCTGTACAGACGAACCAGGGCTCTTGTTGACTATGAGAACTCAAACAAAGCTCTAGACAAAGCTAGACTAAAGAGCAAGGACGTCAGGCTGGCTGAGGCACATCAACAGGATTGCTGTCAGAAGTTTGAAAAGATTTCAGAATCTGCTAAACAAG AACTGATGAGCTTCAAACAGAAGAGAATAGCAGCATTCCGCAAAAACTTAATTGAAATGGCAGAACTGGAAATAAAACATGCAAAG AACAATGTGTCTCTCCTGCAGAGCTGTATTGACTTGTTCAAGAACTGA
- the SNX5 gene encoding sorting nexin-5 isoform X3 yields MLAQFKALWSTGNGILLICVYLKVRSVSVDLNVDPSLQIDIPDALSEKDRVKFTVHTKTTLPAFQSPEFSVTRQHEDFVWLHDTLTETEEYAGLIIPPAPSKPDFDGPREKMQKLGEGEVSMTKEEFAKMKQELEAEYLAVFKKTVSSHEIFLQRIASHPVLSKDRNFHVFLEYDQDLSVRRKNTKEMFGGFLKSVVKSADEVLFSGVKEVEDFFEQEKTFLVNYYNRIKDACAKADKMTRSHKNVADDYIYTSACLNSLALEEPTVIKKYLLKVAELFEKLRKVESRVSSDEDLKLSELLRYYMLNIEAAKTGKWTLVLPRKPDTLKQQQNIEAIY; encoded by the exons ATGCTGGCTCAGTTTAAGGCTCTttggagcactgggaatggaatTCTGCTCATATGTGTGTACCTGAAG GTGAGGTCTGTATCTGTAGACCTGAATGTTGATCCGTCTCTCCAAATTGATATTCCCGATGCCCTAAGTGAAAAGGACAGAGTGAAGTTCACTGTGCACACTAAG ACTACACTGCCAGCTTTTCAAAGTCCTGAGTTTTCAGTTACAAGGCAGCACGAAGACTTTGTGTGGTTACATGATACACTCACTGAAACTGAAGAGTATGCAGGACTCATT ATACCTCCAGCACCTTCAAAGCCTGACTTTGATGGTCCCagagagaaaatgcaaaagctgggggaaggagaagTGTCCATGACAAAAGAAGAATTTGCCAAAATGAAGCAAGAGCTGGAAGC TGAATACCTCGCTGTCTTCAAGAAGACTGTCTCATCACATGAGATCTTCCTGCAGCGGATTGCTTCTCATCCTGTGCTCAGCAAAGACCGcaatttccatgttttcctgGAGTATGACCAGGAC CTGAGTGTTCGGAGGAAAAACACTAAAGAGATGTTTGgtggctttttaaaaagtgtagTAAAGAGTGCTGATGAGGTCCTCTTCTCTGGAGTCAAG GAAGTAGAAGATTTTTTTGAGCAAGAGAAGACTTTCCTTGTGAACTACTACAACAGAATCAAGGATGCATGTGCAAAAGCAGATAAGATGACAAGATCTCATAAAA ATGTTGCAGATGACTATATTTATACTTCAGCTTGTTTGAATAGCCTGGCATTAGAAGAGCCTACAGTTATCAAAAA GTACTTGTTGAAAGTTGCAGAGCTCTTTGAGAAACTCAGG aagGTAGAGAGTAGAGTTTCGTCTGATGAAGACTTAAAGCTCTCTGAACTGTTGAGATACTACATGCTTAATATAGAAGCTGCTAAG ACAGGTAAATGGACCCTCGTTTTGCCTAGGAAACCTGACACTCTTAAACAACAGCAGAATATAGAAGCTATATATTAG
- the SNX5 gene encoding sorting nexin-5 isoform X4, whose translation MQKLGEGEVSMTKEEFAKMKQELEAEYLAVFKKTVSSHEIFLQRIASHPVLSKDRNFHVFLEYDQDLSVRRKNTKEMFGGFLKSVVKSADEVLFSGVKEVEDFFEQEKTFLVNYYNRIKDACAKADKMTRSHKNVADDYIYTSACLNSLALEEPTVIKKYLLKVAELFEKLRKVESRVSSDEDLKLSELLRYYMLNIEAAKDLLYRRTRALVDYENSNKALDKARLKSKDVRLAEAHQQDCCQKFEKISESAKQELMSFKQKRIAAFRKNLIEMAELEIKHAKNNVSLLQSCIDLFKN comes from the exons atgcaaaagctgggggaaggagaagTGTCCATGACAAAAGAAGAATTTGCCAAAATGAAGCAAGAGCTGGAAGC TGAATACCTCGCTGTCTTCAAGAAGACTGTCTCATCACATGAGATCTTCCTGCAGCGGATTGCTTCTCATCCTGTGCTCAGCAAAGACCGcaatttccatgttttcctgGAGTATGACCAGGAC CTGAGTGTTCGGAGGAAAAACACTAAAGAGATGTTTGgtggctttttaaaaagtgtagTAAAGAGTGCTGATGAGGTCCTCTTCTCTGGAGTCAAG GAAGTAGAAGATTTTTTTGAGCAAGAGAAGACTTTCCTTGTGAACTACTACAACAGAATCAAGGATGCATGTGCAAAAGCAGATAAGATGACAAGATCTCATAAAA ATGTTGCAGATGACTATATTTATACTTCAGCTTGTTTGAATAGCCTGGCATTAGAAGAGCCTACAGTTATCAAAAA GTACTTGTTGAAAGTTGCAGAGCTCTTTGAGAAACTCAGG aagGTAGAGAGTAGAGTTTCGTCTGATGAAGACTTAAAGCTCTCTGAACTGTTGAGATACTACATGCTTAATATAGAAGCTGCTAAG GATCTTCTGTACAGACGAACCAGGGCTCTTGTTGACTATGAGAACTCAAACAAAGCTCTAGACAAAGCTAGACTAAAGAGCAAGGACGTCAGGCTGGCTGAGGCACATCAACAGGATTGCTGTCAGAAGTTTGAAAAGATTTCAGAATCTGCTAAACAAG AACTGATGAGCTTCAAACAGAAGAGAATAGCAGCATTCCGCAAAAACTTAATTGAAATGGCAGAACTGGAAATAAAACATGCAAAG AACAATGTGTCTCTCCTGCAGAGCTGTATTGACTTGTTCAAGAACTGA